A genomic segment from Nocardiopsis sp. Huas11 encodes:
- a CDS encoding phosphoribosyltransferase family protein: protein MNPVPVSLPFTDRSEAGRRLAERVRAYAVNDPIVLALPRGGVPVGAELARRLDADFDVLVVRKIGLPGRPETGVGAISEDGHVYFDDLALARLRVPRQALDDTVKEERAELDRRRRVYRGERSAPRIAGRDCVVVDDGVATGGTARAALRMVRQAGPSQVVLAVPVASPEAVELLREEADALVVLSAPDNFHAVGEWYRDFDQLSDADVMAILAERGRVRPEENTARAVRIRAGQVYLDGDLTMPSALRGAVVMAFGEGRTDPRWRAIASVFQRAGYATLLLDLWTEASAEDQAEAEADGDDARAMGERLNAAVTWMRRATDAATEPLGVFGAGAAAPAALVTAAERPQDLGAVVVYGGRIDLAEASLPQVRAPALILLESRDSFVRELNEWARGRMSAQTDLRVVSGAEQLLQGAQDWRHMAVEALDWFDQHLAPRTD from the coding sequence ATGAATCCGGTACCCGTTTCGCTGCCCTTCACCGACCGCTCCGAGGCGGGCCGCCGCCTCGCCGAGCGCGTGCGCGCCTACGCCGTCAACGACCCCATCGTGCTGGCCCTGCCCCGCGGCGGCGTTCCGGTCGGCGCGGAGCTCGCCCGGCGGCTGGACGCCGACTTCGACGTGCTCGTGGTCCGCAAGATCGGCCTGCCCGGCCGTCCCGAGACCGGGGTCGGCGCGATCTCCGAGGACGGGCACGTGTACTTCGACGACCTGGCCCTGGCCAGGCTGCGCGTTCCACGGCAGGCCCTGGACGACACCGTGAAGGAGGAACGCGCCGAACTCGACCGTCGCCGCCGCGTGTACCGGGGGGAGCGGTCGGCGCCGCGTATCGCCGGGCGCGACTGCGTGGTGGTCGACGACGGCGTCGCCACCGGCGGCACGGCGCGGGCCGCGCTGCGCATGGTCCGCCAGGCCGGCCCCTCCCAGGTGGTCCTGGCCGTCCCCGTCGCCTCTCCGGAGGCGGTGGAGCTGCTGCGCGAGGAGGCCGACGCCCTGGTCGTGCTCAGCGCGCCCGACAACTTCCACGCGGTGGGGGAGTGGTACCGGGACTTCGATCAGCTCTCCGACGCCGACGTGATGGCGATCCTGGCCGAGCGCGGCCGTGTGCGTCCGGAGGAGAACACCGCCCGCGCGGTCCGGATCCGGGCGGGGCAGGTCTATCTGGACGGTGACCTGACGATGCCGAGCGCGCTGCGCGGCGCCGTCGTGATGGCCTTCGGGGAAGGGCGTACCGACCCCCGCTGGCGCGCCATCGCCTCGGTCTTCCAGCGCGCCGGCTACGCGACACTGCTCCTGGACCTCTGGACGGAGGCGTCGGCCGAGGACCAGGCCGAGGCCGAGGCCGACGGCGACGACGCCCGGGCGATGGGCGAGCGGCTCAACGCCGCGGTCACCTGGATGCGCCGGGCCACCGACGCGGCCACCGAGCCCCTGGGGGTGTTCGGCGCCGGCGCGGCGGCGCCCGCGGCCCTGGTGACCGCCGCCGAGCGGCCGCAGGACTTGGGCGCGGTCGTGGTGTACGGCGGCCGGATCGACCTGGCCGAGGCGAGTCTGCCCCAGGTGCGCGCGCCGGCGCTGATCCTGCTGGAGAGCCGCGACTCCTTCGTACGCGAGCTCAACGAGTGGGCGCGCGGGCGGATGAGCGCGCAGACCGACCTGCGGGTGGTGTCCGGGGCCGAGCAACTGCTCCAGGGCGCGCAGGACTGGCGGCACATGGCCGTGGAGGCACTCGACTGGTTCGACCAGCACCTGGCGCCCCGCACGGACTGA
- a CDS encoding WhiB family transcriptional regulator, with amino-acid sequence MSQVRRQAALRPRPSWGWQDAAACRGEDLVLFFGPDGERQPEREIRERKAKEICAACPVRTDCLDYAISRPEKYGTWGGLNEDERASERRRRMRRANAA; translated from the coding sequence ATGTCTCAGGTACGTCGGCAGGCCGCGCTGCGCCCCCGCCCGAGCTGGGGGTGGCAGGATGCCGCCGCGTGCCGGGGCGAGGACCTTGTGCTCTTCTTCGGCCCGGACGGCGAACGCCAGCCGGAGCGGGAGATCCGCGAGCGCAAGGCCAAGGAGATCTGTGCTGCCTGTCCGGTACGCACTGACTGCCTGGACTACGCGATCTCGCGTCCGGAGAAGTACGGCACGTGGGGCGGGCTGAACGAGGACGAGCGCGCTTCGGAGCGTCGTCGCCGTATGCGCCGCGCCAACGCCGCCTGA
- a CDS encoding YccF domain-containing protein, with protein MALLRLVLNIIWLIVAGFWLAVGYVFAGIICCILIVTIPFGIASFRMASYALWPFGRDMARKPGAGGGSTVLNVIWLIVAGWWLTLGHIATAIGLAVTIIGIPMAWASLKMIPVALAPFGNEIVHTGHQREPWQF; from the coding sequence GTGGCCCTCCTGCGGCTCGTCCTCAACATCATCTGGCTGATCGTCGCCGGATTCTGGTTGGCGGTCGGCTATGTCTTCGCCGGAATCATCTGCTGCATCCTCATCGTCACCATTCCTTTCGGTATCGCCTCCTTCCGTATGGCGAGCTACGCGCTCTGGCCCTTCGGCCGGGACATGGCCCGCAAACCGGGCGCCGGCGGCGGCAGCACGGTCCTCAACGTCATCTGGCTGATCGTCGCCGGGTGGTGGCTGACCCTCGGCCACATCGCCACCGCCATCGGCCTGGCGGTCACCATCATCGGCATCCCCATGGCCTGGGCGTCGCTGAAGATGATCCCCGTCGCCCTGGCGCCCTTCGGCAACGAGATCGTGCACACCGGACACCAGCGCGAGCCGTGGCAGTTCTGA
- a CDS encoding AI-2E family transporter, which yields MQAQRPGVWALLNKWIAARRARAERLKARAGELAEDYASPAAQPAEGHTEERDDVGAGDLLRSISDVAWRMLVIGVVAGLLIYALTYLSVVTLPVIIAVFLTALLMPLANWLRRPNTVTRNGLGRGPSTAITVLFGLLVFSGVITMIVGPAVSGFGPLVDSVTDAVVELQNLDVPFGLDPALITEAINSAWAQAQGLITENTDQLLGGAWTATTAVFRVLLGIVLIIVLTVYFVHSGDKLMDWIATLLPPRSRPGLLHAGQVSYGVMGRYVRGVAMVGLFDAVGIGIALVLLIDTNLAIPLIVLTFVGAFLPIIGAFLTGLLAALVAFVTEGWGVALIVVAVVVIVQQLESNVFAPRIYGQALELPSAVVLIALTVGGIVGSVPGLFLATPIAAVLAALLRNRPPAHPEEHAPGAKEPQEKAEAPPGPRRTDEESPTDGD from the coding sequence GTGCAAGCCCAGCGGCCGGGAGTTTGGGCGCTCCTGAACAAGTGGATCGCCGCCCGCAGAGCCCGAGCCGAGCGCCTCAAGGCACGGGCCGGGGAACTGGCGGAGGACTACGCGAGCCCCGCGGCGCAGCCCGCCGAGGGGCACACCGAGGAGCGCGACGACGTGGGCGCCGGCGACCTGCTGCGCAGCATCAGCGACGTCGCCTGGCGGATGCTGGTCATCGGTGTGGTGGCCGGACTGCTGATCTACGCGCTGACCTACCTCTCGGTGGTCACCCTGCCGGTCATCATCGCGGTGTTCCTCACCGCGCTGCTGATGCCGTTGGCCAACTGGCTGCGCCGGCCCAACACGGTCACCCGGAACGGGCTCGGCCGAGGGCCGTCGACGGCGATCACCGTCCTCTTCGGCCTGCTGGTCTTCAGCGGGGTCATCACGATGATCGTCGGGCCGGCCGTCAGCGGTTTCGGCCCCCTGGTGGACAGCGTCACCGACGCGGTCGTCGAGCTGCAGAACCTGGACGTGCCCTTCGGGCTCGACCCCGCCCTGATCACCGAGGCCATCAACAGCGCCTGGGCCCAGGCCCAGGGCCTGATCACGGAGAACACCGACCAGCTCCTGGGCGGCGCGTGGACCGCGACGACCGCGGTGTTCCGCGTGCTGCTCGGCATCGTCCTCATCATCGTCCTCACCGTGTACTTCGTGCACTCGGGCGACAAGCTGATGGACTGGATCGCGACGCTCCTCCCGCCGCGGTCGCGCCCGGGCCTGCTCCACGCCGGGCAGGTCTCCTACGGCGTGATGGGCCGCTACGTGCGCGGCGTGGCCATGGTGGGCCTCTTCGACGCCGTGGGCATCGGCATCGCCCTGGTGCTCCTCATCGACACCAACCTGGCGATCCCGCTGATCGTGCTCACCTTCGTCGGTGCCTTCCTGCCGATCATCGGCGCGTTCCTCACCGGTCTGCTGGCCGCCCTGGTCGCGTTCGTGACCGAGGGCTGGGGCGTGGCCCTCATCGTCGTGGCCGTCGTCGTGATCGTCCAGCAGTTGGAGAGCAACGTCTTCGCGCCGCGCATCTACGGCCAGGCCCTCGAACTGCCCTCGGCGGTCGTCCTGATCGCCCTGACCGTCGGCGGTATCGTCGGCAGCGTCCCCGGCCTGTTCCTGGCCACCCCCATCGCGGCGGTGCTGGCCGCGCTGCTGCGCAACCGGCCGCCCGCGCACCCCGAGGAGCACGCTCCGGGCGCCAAGGAGCCGCAGGAGAAGGCCGAGGCGCCACCCGGCCCGCGCCGCACCGACGAGGAGAGCCCGACCGACGGCGACTGA
- a CDS encoding ABC-F family ATP-binding cassette domain-containing protein — protein sequence MLIATDLELRVGPRLLLEPTSFRVAAGDRIGLVGRNGAGKTTMTKVLAGEGVPTDGTVTSSGTIGYLPQDPRTGDLDVIAKDRVLSARGIDEALNGLREAEKKMASDHEKTRNRGVRAYARWEERLHVLGGYAAESEAAAIASSLGLPDNVLSQPLSTLSGGQRRRIELARILFSGADTLLLDEPTNHLDADSIVWLRDFLKSHQGGLIVISHDVELVEHVVNKVFYLDANRSAIDIYNMGWKQYLTQREADERRRRRELANAEKQADTLRKQADKFRAKASKARAAQQMLNRADKLLDGVQGVRKSDKVAKLRFPDPAPSGRTPLMAEGLSKSYGSLEIFAGVDLAIDRGSRVVILGLNGAGKTTLLRLLGDVEKPDTGRVVPGHGLKLGYYAQEHETLDVSRTVLENMMSAAPDLPEVEARRTLGSFLFTGDDVEKPAGVLSGGEKTRLALATLVVSSANVLLLDEPTNNLDPASREEILAALRNYKGAIVLVTHDEGAVNALQPERVIMLPDGVEDVWNAEFEDLIALA from the coding sequence ATGCTGATCGCCACCGACCTCGAACTGCGCGTGGGACCTCGGCTCCTGCTGGAGCCGACATCCTTCCGGGTCGCCGCCGGTGACCGGATCGGCCTGGTCGGCCGCAACGGAGCGGGTAAGACCACGATGACCAAGGTGCTGGCCGGTGAGGGCGTGCCCACCGACGGCACCGTCACCTCCTCGGGCACCATCGGCTATCTGCCGCAGGACCCGCGCACCGGTGACCTCGACGTCATCGCCAAGGACCGGGTGCTCTCGGCGCGCGGGATCGACGAGGCCCTGAACGGGCTGCGCGAGGCCGAGAAGAAGATGGCCAGCGACCACGAGAAGACCCGCAACAGGGGTGTGCGCGCCTACGCGCGCTGGGAGGAGCGGCTGCACGTGCTGGGCGGCTACGCCGCCGAGTCCGAGGCCGCGGCCATCGCCTCCAGTCTCGGGTTGCCGGACAACGTGCTCTCCCAGCCGCTGAGCACCCTCTCCGGTGGCCAGCGCCGCCGGATCGAGCTGGCGCGCATCCTCTTCAGCGGCGCCGACACGCTGCTGCTGGACGAACCGACCAACCACCTGGACGCCGACTCCATCGTCTGGCTCCGCGACTTCCTCAAGTCGCACCAGGGCGGGCTCATCGTGATCAGCCACGACGTGGAACTGGTCGAGCACGTGGTCAACAAGGTGTTCTACCTCGACGCCAACCGCAGCGCCATCGACATCTACAACATGGGTTGGAAGCAGTACCTGACCCAGCGCGAGGCCGACGAGCGGCGCCGCCGCCGCGAGCTCGCCAACGCGGAGAAGCAGGCCGACACCCTGCGCAAGCAGGCGGACAAGTTCCGCGCCAAGGCCTCCAAGGCGCGGGCCGCGCAGCAGATGCTCAACCGCGCCGACAAGCTGCTGGACGGCGTGCAGGGCGTGCGCAAGTCCGACAAGGTCGCCAAGCTGCGCTTCCCCGACCCGGCGCCGAGCGGGCGCACCCCGCTGATGGCGGAGGGGCTGTCGAAGTCCTACGGCTCCCTGGAGATCTTCGCCGGGGTGGACCTGGCCATCGACCGGGGCAGCCGCGTGGTCATCCTCGGCCTCAACGGCGCGGGCAAGACCACGCTCCTGCGGCTGCTCGGCGACGTGGAGAAGCCCGACACCGGCCGCGTGGTGCCCGGGCACGGGCTCAAGCTCGGCTACTACGCCCAGGAGCACGAGACGCTGGACGTGTCGCGCACGGTCCTGGAGAACATGATGAGCGCCGCGCCGGACCTGCCCGAGGTCGAGGCGCGCCGCACGCTCGGCTCGTTCCTGTTCACCGGCGACGACGTGGAGAAGCCGGCCGGGGTGCTCTCCGGTGGGGAGAAGACCCGGCTGGCCCTGGCCACCCTGGTCGTCTCCAGCGCGAACGTGCTGCTGCTGGACGAGCCCACGAACAACCTGGACCCGGCCAGCCGCGAGGAGATCCTGGCGGCACTGCGCAACTACAAGGGCGCGATCGTGCTGGTGACACACGACGAGGGCGCGGTCAACGCGCTCCAGCCGGAGCGGGTCATCATGTTGCCCGACGGCGTCGAGGACGTGTGGAACGCCGAGTTCGAGGACCTCATCGCGCTGGCCTGA